Below is a window of Planococcus rifietoensis DNA.
GTTCATTGACAGCATGGATAAATCGCTTGAATGCTTGAGGTTCTTTCAACACGCCGGCGTCTTCCAAGATCCGGACAAATTTCTTGCCCAGCTCTTCCCGCACGAGTGCTTCGGCTTGTTCGCTGTTCGCGATTGGGCCGGATTGTGCTTTTAATTGCTCCGCCCAGTTCTGGTGAGCGGGTTCTACACGGTTCGTTCCACGGAGCAGGAATTCCTGGATTTGTTCCAGTTCTTGTTTCAAGCGCGGCGGCAGGACTGCGAGCCCCATCACTTCGATCAAGCCGATATTTTCTTTTTTGATGTGATGGACGTCTGCGTGGGGATGGAAAATCCCGCCAGGATGCTGCTGTGACGTGCGGTTGTTTCGCAACACCAAATCGATTTCGAACAGCCCGTTGCGTTTTCTGGCAATCGGTGTGATCGTGTTATGCGGCGTATCGCCGGTGAAGGCGATGACGTCTGCCGCTTCATCCGAATACTGCTTCCAAATCTGCAAAATCTCATCTGCGGCATCGACCAGTTCATCGATATTGCTGCCTTTCAAGCGGATGACCGACATCGGCCAGTTGACGACAGATGCCCGGATGTCCGGGAATGAATCCAAGTGGAACGAAAACGCATCTTCAGCGCGCGTCATCGCGAATTCATAACGGCCTGCCTGGTAATGGTCGTGGCTCAGGATAGACCCGCCGACAATCGGCAAATCGGCGTTCGAACCGACGAAATAATGAGGGAATTGTTCGGTAAACTTCAGCAATCGTTCAAAGCCGCCGCGGTCGATTTTCATGTCGCGGTGTTCTTCGGATAGAAGGATGCTATGTTCATTATAATAGACATAAGGCGAGTATTGGAAATACCAATTTTCCCCGGTGAGCGGAATTTTGACGACGCGATGGTTGGCGCGTGCCGGATAGCCGATCCGTCCGGCATAGCCTTCGTTTTCCTTGCACAATAAACATTTTGGGTAGCTGAGCGTTTGCTTCATTTCGCGTTCACGTTTGATCTGTTCCGGGTCTTTTTCCGGTTTGGACAAGTTGATCGTGATGTCCATCTCGCCATAAGGGCTGTTGTGTTTATAGGAAATGTTTTTTCGGATCCGGTTCATTTGGATGTAATTGCTGTTTTGGCTCAGTTCGTAAAAATAATCGGTCGCAGCGATTGGCGATTCCGCGTATTTGTCGTTGAACGCGGCATTGATGGCGGAAGGCCTGGCGACGAAGCAGTTCATGATATTCGCCGACAGCATTTCCTTGTCATCCAACAGATTTTGGATGATGCCTTTTTTAACTGCGTAGTCGATGAGCTCTTCCAATAAATTGGGGATGCTGTCGTCTGTTGATTCGACAACGCCTTCTGGGAAGGCATCCAGTTCAAGCAAGTGCATCACCTGATTGCGAGCATAATCGATATCGTCCCCTTCAATCAATCCAGTTGCCAAAGCTTTATGGATGAGTCCGGCAAGTGTTTGATGAATCATAGCTTAACCTCTTCTCCGTAGCCTGCAGGATGAGCGGAATGCCAGTTCCAGGCATCTTCAATGATTTTCGTCACCGAAGTATGGCTTGGATTCCAGCCGAGAATCCGTGTGGCTTTTTCTGTACTGGCGACAAGAATGCTCGGGTCGCCTGCCCGGCGCGGCCCGATTTTGACGGGGATGTCTTTGCCGGTTACAGAACGGGCGGCAGAAATCATTTCATTGACCGAGAAGCCTTGGCTGCTGCCGAGGTTGAAGACATCGTTTTCTCCGCCATTGCGTAAGTAGTCGAGTGCCAACAAGTGGGCGTTGACGAGGTCTTCGATATGGACGTAGTCGCGGATGCACGTGCCGTCCGGCGTGTCGTAATCATCGCCGAAAACGGTGATTTCCTCACGCTGCCCGA
It encodes the following:
- the galT gene encoding UDP-glucose--hexose-1-phosphate uridylyltransferase, with product MIHQTLAGLIHKALATGLIEGDDIDYARNQVMHLLELDAFPEGVVESTDDSIPNLLEELIDYAVKKGIIQNLLDDKEMLSANIMNCFVARPSAINAAFNDKYAESPIAATDYFYELSQNSNYIQMNRIRKNISYKHNSPYGEMDITINLSKPEKDPEQIKREREMKQTLSYPKCLLCKENEGYAGRIGYPARANHRVVKIPLTGENWYFQYSPYVYYNEHSILLSEEHRDMKIDRGGFERLLKFTEQFPHYFVGSNADLPIVGGSILSHDHYQAGRYEFAMTRAEDAFSFHLDSFPDIRASVVNWPMSVIRLKGSNIDELVDAADEILQIWKQYSDEAADVIAFTGDTPHNTITPIARKRNGLFEIDLVLRNNRTSQQHPGGIFHPHADVHHIKKENIGLIEVMGLAVLPPRLKQELEQIQEFLLRGTNRVEPAHQNWAEQLKAQSGPIANSEQAEALVREELGKKFVRILEDAGVLKEPQAFKRFIHAVNEQKAETI